GTAATACTTCCGGCTATGGGTATGGTGTCGCAAGTATTGGCAACCAATTCTAAAAAACCTATTTTTGGTTATAGTGCCATGGTAATGTCTATTTTGACTATTACAGTTCTGTCCTTTTTAGTATGGGCGCACCACATGTTCTTGTCAGGCATGAACCCATTTGCTGGCTCAGTTTTCGTGTTGTTTACCTTGTTAATTGCTGTGCCTTCGGCAGTAAAAGTATTTAACTGGATAGCTACAATATGGCGCGGGAATATTAACTACACACCCGCCACCTTATTTGCTGTTGGCTTCGTTTCAATGTTTATTTCAGGCGGGCTAACCGGTATTTATTTGGGCAATTCGGCGGTAGATATATTCTTCCACGACAACTATTTTGTAATAGCGCATTTTCATATTGTAATGGGTATAGCGGCAGGTTTTGGTATGTTTGCCGGAATTTACCATTGGTTTCCGAAACTGTTTAATGGCCGGATGATGAATATGCAGCTTGGTTATATCCATTTTTGGATTACCTTTATTGGTAGCTATTGTATATTTTGGCCCATGCATTACTTGGGTATGACCGGAGTGCCCCGCCGCTATTTTGAGTTTTCTGCTTTTCAAACTTTTGATGTTTGGCAAAACGTTAATATATTTATAACTATATCGGCTATTATTGTTTTTATTACACAGTTATTATTTGTGTTAAACTTTTTTTATAGTGTATTCAAAGGCCGTAAAATGCCTAATCTAAATCCATGGAAATCAAATGGATTAGAGTGGACAACTCCATTAGTTCCCGGACATGGAAACTGGCCTGGCGAAATTCCACATGTTCACCGCTGGGCTTATGAATATGGCCGCGAAGATTTTGAACACATCCCTCAAACAGTTTCAGACGAAGAATTAGAAGAGTTGAAAAAATCCGGAAAGCCTATTACTCCCCCCCCCATGCACTAATTTATATTAATTTAAATTAAAGTATTTTTCCGGAATATTATATCAAGAAAACTAACTATCGGAAACCGTTTTTATGCTTTACTCTACAAATACTAACAATGCTGTTGCCAACTGGTTCGAGTTTTTACGAACCAAATTAGCTGACTATGCCGTGTTGGTAAAGGTAAAATTAAATATTACCGTTGTTTTTTCGGCTGTAGTGGGCTATGCTTTGGCCGCAGGTTGGTATGCTAATCTGTTAGACATTATTTTGTTGGGTTGGAGTGGTTTTGCCATAACAGGGTCGGCTAATGCTATTAACCAGATTTTAGAAAAAGACTACGACAAACTAATGAAGCGCACCGCAAACCGCCCGCTGGCTAGTGGGCGTATGAATAATGCCGAAGCGGCTATTGTTGCCGGAATTTTAGGTATTTCGGGCTTAGCTTTGTTGGGGTTTTGGTTTAATACTATAGCGGCTTTAGCTGGTGCAATTTCGTTATTTAGTTACGCATTTTTATATACCCCTCTTAAAAGAGTTTCATCTATTGCCATTTTAGTAGGGGCAATTCCGGGTGCTTTGCCGCCTATGATTGGCTGGTTAGCATTTGCAAGCTATGCCAATTACGATGCATGGGTGTTGTTTGCTATTCAGTTTATTTGGCAATTTCCACATTTTTGGGCCATTGGCTGGATGGGCGCTGACGAATATAAAAAGGCCGGATTCAAATTGTGGCCTACCCCCGCCGACAGAAATAAATATGCTGCCGCCCAAATTATTATCTATACTGTTGCACTAATATTATCTACTTTTGTTCCGGTTGTATTAGGACAATTTACAATAATTACTGCAATAGCTAATATAATTTTAGGTAGTTTCATGCTTAAATGGGCTATCACCCTATATCAAACCTGTGCCGTTGCCGATGCCCGAAAATTGATGCTGGCCTCTGTAACCTATTTGCCTTTAATTCAAATAGTAATGGTAATTGACAAATTAATACAGTAGAATTAATAAATACGAGTTTTTTTAATGATAACCACATCTCATCCAATGCCTAAAACAAATATACAAGGCCAAACAAAGCAAATTCACCCTAAAGTGTTTGCCTTGTGGTTGGGTTTGGGTTCGGTTATTATGATGTTTGCGGGTTTAACAAGTGCGCATATTGTACGAAAAGCACAAGGGAACTGGGTCGAGTTTAAATTGCCAAGCCTGTTTTATATTAGTACAGCACTGATTTTGATTAGCAGCATAGTACTTGTATTTGCTGTTAAAGCCTTCAAATCGGAAAACTGGAATAAGTACCGGATAATTTTAGGGACAACTTCATTTTTAGGTTTGGGCTTTCTTGTAACACAAGTTTTGGCTTGGAAAGAATTAACAAGTTACGGCATTTTATTAAACGGTAATCCATCTGGTTCGTTTTTATACCTAATATCCGGATTGCACCTTTTTCACGTTTTGGGCGGTGTTGTTGCCATGCTTATTTTGTTCATCAAAGCATTTTCTCTAAACCACGACCCCATATCCCAAGCAAAACGCAGTATAAACCCAAATAATGGTTTAGGGCTTAAATTAATGTCAATTTACTGGCATTTTATCGGTATTTTATGGATTTATTTACTAGCCTTTTTAAGTTTCACATAGACAATTTCAACTAAAACAAACAATATTTCTCTTTCAGCAAAAACTATCCCAATAGGTTTAATTATATAAATAGTTATGTCAGTACAAACCATTGAAGCGCAAGCATCGCACAACGAACAACCAACATGGAACGGTGGAGATTCGCCGTTTAAGGTTAGTTATGGCAAATTAATGATGTGGTATTTTTTAGTATCAGATGCCTTTACCTTCTCGGCCTTATTAATTGCGTATGGCACCATCCGGTTTATGAGCCCCTATTGGGCAGACCCGAACGTGGTTTTTTCTTCGATGCCATTTACAGATGCTACAATTCCATTGGGGTTTGTTAGCATTATGACGTTTATATTAATATTAAGTAGTGTATTTGTAGTACGTGCCGTACAAGAAGGCCACCGAATGAACAAAAATGGCGTGCTTTTTTGGATGTTTTGGGGTATAGTTGGGGGCGCAGCGTTTTTAGGCTGCCAAGCTTGGGAATGGACCCACTTGATTACGCATAATGCAACTACGGTATATGGAAACCCATTTGGTCCGGCAGCTTTTGGACAGTTATTCTTTTTAATTACAGGCTTTCACGGTTTTCACGTTTTTAGTGGCGTTGTAATTAATATTATTGCTTTTTCGCAAACAGCAATGGGTATTTACCATAAGCGCGGCCACTACGAAATGATTGAAAAAGTAGGGCTTTATTGGCACTTTGTAGATTTGGTTTGGGTATTCGTATTTTTAGCCTTTTATTTGCTTTAAGCATACCATTTATAGATAAAATGCTTTTAACCTGCTTTAATTTCTTGTTTTAATTTTAACTTTATAAAAACAATTCATTTACTATATAATATGGGACATACAATTACGGAAGCACAATATAAACAACAAGTTAGCGCTGTTTGGCGGGCTACAATTTGGCTTGGTCTTATAACGGTGGTTGAAGTAGCTGCTGCTTTATATTGGTATTATAACGTTGACCATTCAACGCCAAAATTATTTCTGAATGGCTTTTTTATTTTAGCCAGCCTGCTTAAAGCCTATTTTATTGTAGCCGAGTTTATGCACGTGCGCTACGAAACCCGCGCACTAACCCTTACTATATTAACGCCAATGCTGTTTTTAATTTGGTTTATTATAGCCTTTTTGTGGGAAGGTGGCGCATGGAAAGAAAATCGCAGTAAATGGAAAGTTGAAGTTGAACGCAACGACGTTAAACGTGCGGAAGAATTAAAAGCACACGGGCATGGCGCTGATAGTCATGGAAATGACACGCATAAAGCACCCGCCGACCACAAAACTGAATCCGGGAAAGAGACAAAACCATCAGGTTCCGGACACTAAATACCTGCCGGTTTTTTTAAACAATTGGCTGTTAAATTGGTTATTGTGCTGTATAACACGCAAACTAATTTAACAGCTATCTTTTTTATTCCAAAATAAGTTTGTTAACTTTGTAATAAAGTAATAATATATAA
The sequence above is drawn from the Sphingobacteriales bacterium genome and encodes:
- a CDS encoding cbb3-type cytochrome c oxidase subunit I, with protein sequence MPDTLHTGKTILVGTHEDHGHDDHHDGHEHHEQSFISKYIFSQDHKIISRQFLITGIIWAFIGVLFSVMFRIQLAWPGKSFPFLELVLGEWAKGGKMSPDIYYALVTMHGTIMVFFVLTAGLSGTFSNLLIPLQCGARDMASPFLNMLSYWFFFVAGLIMFGSLFLTTGASGVGWTAYPPLSGVQAASLGSKMGTTLWLISMALFIVSSLLGALNYIATVLNMRTFGMKMMRLPLTIWAFFFTAIIGVLSFPVLLSGCILLLFDRHLGTNFYLSDIYIGGQALTNSAGEVLQGGSPILFQHLFWFLGHPEVYIVILPAMGMVSQVLATNSKKPIFGYSAMVMSILTITVLSFLVWAHHMFLSGMNPFAGSVFVLFTLLIAVPSAVKVFNWIATIWRGNINYTPATLFAVGFVSMFISGGLTGIYLGNSAVDIFFHDNYFVIAHFHIVMGIAAGFGMFAGIYHWFPKLFNGRMMNMQLGYIHFWITFIGSYCIFWPMHYLGMTGVPRRYFEFSAFQTFDVWQNVNIFITISAIIVFITQLLFVLNFFYSVFKGRKMPNLNPWKSNGLEWTTPLVPGHGNWPGEIPHVHRWAYEYGREDFEHIPQTVSDEELEELKKSGKPITPPPMH
- the cyoE gene encoding protoheme IX farnesyltransferase; the encoded protein is MLYSTNTNNAVANWFEFLRTKLADYAVLVKVKLNITVVFSAVVGYALAAGWYANLLDIILLGWSGFAITGSANAINQILEKDYDKLMKRTANRPLASGRMNNAEAAIVAGILGISGLALLGFWFNTIAALAGAISLFSYAFLYTPLKRVSSIAILVGAIPGALPPMIGWLAFASYANYDAWVLFAIQFIWQFPHFWAIGWMGADEYKKAGFKLWPTPADRNKYAAAQIIIYTVALILSTFVPVVLGQFTIITAIANIILGSFMLKWAITLYQTCAVADARKLMLASVTYLPLIQIVMVIDKLIQ
- a CDS encoding cytochrome c oxidase subunit 3, which gives rise to MPKTNIQGQTKQIHPKVFALWLGLGSVIMMFAGLTSAHIVRKAQGNWVEFKLPSLFYISTALILISSIVLVFAVKAFKSENWNKYRIILGTTSFLGLGFLVTQVLAWKELTSYGILLNGNPSGSFLYLISGLHLFHVLGGVVAMLILFIKAFSLNHDPISQAKRSINPNNGLGLKLMSIYWHFIGILWIYLLAFLSFT
- a CDS encoding cytochrome c oxidase subunit 3, encoding MSVQTIEAQASHNEQPTWNGGDSPFKVSYGKLMMWYFLVSDAFTFSALLIAYGTIRFMSPYWADPNVVFSSMPFTDATIPLGFVSIMTFILILSSVFVVRAVQEGHRMNKNGVLFWMFWGIVGGAAFLGCQAWEWTHLITHNATTVYGNPFGPAAFGQLFFLITGFHGFHVFSGVVINIIAFSQTAMGIYHKRGHYEMIEKVGLYWHFVDLVWVFVFLAFYLL
- a CDS encoding cytochrome C oxidase subunit IV family protein, coding for MGHTITEAQYKQQVSAVWRATIWLGLITVVEVAAALYWYYNVDHSTPKLFLNGFFILASLLKAYFIVAEFMHVRYETRALTLTILTPMLFLIWFIIAFLWEGGAWKENRSKWKVEVERNDVKRAEELKAHGHGADSHGNDTHKAPADHKTESGKETKPSGSGH